The following proteins come from a genomic window of Methanosarcina sp. MTP4:
- a CDS encoding ABC transporter ATP-binding protein has product MVKIQVKDMAFGYSNVNIFENVSFDIRASSLVSIVGPNGAGKSTLLKCIDRILSPRAGNITVEGKDLSQMKRLEVARTLSYVPQSSNRVFSSTVFETVLMGRRPHLGWFSGEKDEERVWEALERLGIEDLALCIFNELSGGQQQKVLIARALVQDTGVMLLDEPTSNLDIWHQLDVMELVRGLVKEKKVAALMAVHDLNLAAKYSDGMIMMKQGKIVAMGDPFSVLTPENIASVYGVEASVSTHAEVPYVLPLKQLEVA; this is encoded by the coding sequence ATGGTAAAAATACAGGTAAAGGATATGGCGTTTGGGTATTCAAACGTGAATATTTTTGAAAATGTCTCATTTGACATTCGGGCTTCAAGCCTGGTAAGCATTGTTGGGCCTAACGGGGCGGGGAAGTCCACACTTTTAAAGTGTATTGACAGGATCCTTTCTCCCAGGGCAGGAAATATCACTGTGGAAGGAAAAGATCTCAGTCAAATGAAAAGGCTTGAAGTGGCAAGGACGCTCTCCTACGTCCCCCAGAGTTCCAACAGGGTATTTTCAAGCACTGTTTTCGAAACCGTGCTTATGGGAAGACGTCCGCACCTGGGCTGGTTCAGCGGTGAAAAGGACGAGGAAAGAGTCTGGGAAGCACTCGAAAGGCTTGGAATCGAAGACCTTGCCCTTTGCATTTTCAATGAGCTTAGCGGGGGGCAGCAACAAAAAGTCCTGATCGCAAGAGCCCTCGTGCAGGATACCGGGGTTATGCTTCTTGACGAACCTACAAGCAACCTGGACATCTGGCACCAGCTCGATGTCATGGAACTGGTAAGAGGGCTTGTAAAAGAAAAGAAGGTCGCTGCTCTCATGGCTGTCCATGACCTGAACCTTGCTGCCAAGTATTCGGACGGCATGATTATGATGAAACAGGGTAAAATAGTTGCCATGGGAGACCCTTTTTCAGTCCTGACCCCTGAAAACATCGCTTCTGTTTACGGGGTCGAGGCTAGCGTAAGTACCCATGCCGAAGTCCCCTACGTACTGCCTTTGAAGCAGCTTGAAGTAGCCTGA
- a CDS encoding iron ABC transporter permease: MAGILENPIKGALKSRTGNNAVRAAYHRYKWRKLCFMVFLLLMVAFLAGYIITIGPLDITVLDVYRILLDRFFPGHFGTFELPSQVVWNIRFPRIVGGILAGFGLGICGCVMQAVLKNPLASPFTLGISAGAHFGVAVAAVMGVGIVSGPYLLVGNAFLFAMLCAFFIIALASLKGASSETLILAGIAVNYLFNALSSLFQYFATDEQLRVMVSWGMGDLSAFSWKNFPLLLGLFAICIPLLYLKANDLNLMAVGDENAKSLGIDANKVRMFSMVLASLLVATIVCFTGTIAFIGLVAPHMARMIIGSDHKYLLPSSGILGALILISADAIGMNIVRPTIIPTGITSSLLGVPFFMYLILKRKRKEFW, encoded by the coding sequence ATGGCAGGAATACTTGAAAACCCCATCAAGGGTGCACTGAAATCCCGAACCGGAAATAATGCCGTTCGGGCAGCATACCACAGGTATAAGTGGAGAAAGCTCTGTTTCATGGTTTTTCTCCTGCTGATGGTTGCATTCCTTGCAGGGTACATAATAACGATCGGACCGCTTGATATTACCGTGCTTGATGTTTACCGTATTTTGCTCGACAGGTTTTTCCCGGGCCATTTCGGGACTTTTGAGCTTCCCTCCCAGGTTGTGTGGAACATCCGCTTTCCCAGGATTGTGGGCGGCATCCTTGCAGGTTTCGGGCTTGGGATTTGTGGCTGCGTAATGCAGGCAGTGCTTAAAAATCCCCTTGCAAGCCCTTTTACCCTCGGGATCTCGGCAGGAGCTCATTTCGGGGTTGCGGTTGCGGCGGTCATGGGGGTCGGGATCGTAAGTGGGCCCTATCTGCTTGTAGGGAACGCTTTTTTGTTTGCAATGCTCTGCGCCTTTTTCATTATCGCGCTTGCAAGCCTTAAAGGGGCAAGTTCCGAAACCCTGATCCTTGCAGGCATAGCCGTAAACTACCTTTTCAATGCCCTTAGCAGCCTTTTCCAGTATTTTGCAACGGATGAGCAGCTCAGGGTTATGGTAAGCTGGGGTATGGGAGACCTTTCAGCCTTCTCCTGGAAGAATTTCCCTTTGCTTCTGGGACTTTTTGCCATCTGCATACCCCTGCTCTACCTGAAGGCTAATGACCTGAACCTGATGGCAGTGGGGGATGAAAACGCGAAAAGCCTGGGAATCGACGCAAATAAAGTCCGGATGTTCAGCATGGTGCTTGCAAGCCTCCTTGTTGCGACAATAGTATGCTTTACGGGCACCATCGCCTTTATCGGGCTCGTTGCACCCCACATGGCCAGGATGATCATAGGTTCCGACCACAAATACCTGCTCCCTTCTTCCGGGATCCTGGGCGCTTTGATCCTTATCTCGGCAGACGCCATCGGTATGAACATCGTAAGGCCGACAATCATTCCCACAGGCATCACAAGTTCGCTTCTTGGGGTGCCGTTTTTCATGTATCTGATCCTGAAGAGGAAAAGGAAGGAGTTCTGGTAA
- a CDS encoding ABC transporter substrate-binding protein translates to MKLSSAMKLPSVPKPSSGLLAGLLLFICIGLLFVNPVAASAAELPCGGGDGEISEEELADAVCAYMLGEGSYSLDDVGDAAFIYSFWDGKAKTITDMHDRQVTFYRPVERIITTNPDNSRIIIAFGDLDKFVATDECTRGGCVLPRDVNDNKIALGAWEGLQVYGGGQLDELPETNTRKEIDYETMALLKPDVVFDALWYSRGDLIEEKVGCPCVDAGTGFTFEEDYALMRLLGEVLDRGEEAEDLENFVQSKVDMVKSVTDQLDESEIPTVYFAPRGAKKGFYDSVEGRDFTRTEAVYEPLTLAGGDNLAKECEGEEINVAPEQIVAWNPEYIFVAWSTWDGQTGKDFVMETPELSEIPAVKNGHVYDCFYPYCRGRPIDRSLLNMMYMAKCLHPEEFKDLDLEKEGNEIYRKLFGVDGVYTAIAEYQQFAEEVS, encoded by the coding sequence ATGAAGTTGTCATCCGCGATGAAATTGCCATCGGTGCCTAAACCATCATCCGGTTTGCTTGCCGGACTTTTGCTTTTCATATGTATCGGGCTGCTTTTCGTGAACCCTGTGGCTGCCTCTGCTGCCGAACTTCCCTGCGGGGGAGGGGACGGGGAGATTTCCGAAGAAGAACTGGCAGATGCGGTCTGCGCCTACATGCTCGGGGAAGGGAGCTATTCCCTTGACGATGTAGGGGATGCGGCTTTCATCTACAGCTTCTGGGACGGAAAAGCAAAGACGATCACAGATATGCACGACCGCCAGGTAACTTTTTACAGGCCTGTGGAAAGGATCATAACCACAAACCCGGATAATTCCAGGATTATCATAGCTTTCGGTGACCTTGACAAATTTGTTGCAACGGACGAGTGCACGCGGGGAGGCTGCGTACTTCCCAGGGACGTCAATGACAACAAAATTGCCCTGGGTGCTTGGGAAGGCCTGCAGGTTTATGGAGGAGGGCAGCTTGATGAGCTTCCCGAGACCAATACGCGCAAGGAAATTGATTACGAAACCATGGCCCTTTTGAAACCTGACGTGGTCTTCGACGCCCTCTGGTACAGCCGCGGAGACCTGATTGAGGAAAAGGTTGGCTGTCCCTGCGTGGATGCAGGTACCGGGTTTACCTTTGAGGAAGACTATGCCCTCATGAGGCTTTTAGGAGAGGTGCTTGACCGGGGAGAGGAAGCCGAAGACCTAGAGAACTTTGTCCAGTCAAAGGTCGACATGGTAAAATCGGTCACTGACCAGCTTGATGAAAGTGAAATCCCTACCGTTTATTTTGCTCCCAGGGGTGCGAAGAAAGGGTTTTACGATTCCGTGGAAGGCCGGGACTTTACTAGGACCGAGGCAGTGTACGAACCTCTCACCCTTGCAGGCGGGGATAACCTTGCGAAAGAGTGCGAGGGGGAAGAGATAAACGTGGCTCCGGAACAGATCGTTGCCTGGAACCCTGAATACATTTTCGTTGCCTGGAGCACCTGGGATGGCCAGACCGGAAAGGACTTCGTAATGGAAACCCCCGAACTGTCAGAAATCCCGGCAGTGAAAAACGGGCATGTCTACGACTGCTTCTACCCGTACTGCAGGGGAAGGCCGATCGACCGCAGCCTCCTGAACATGATGTATATGGCAAAATGCCTGCACCCCGAGGAATTCAAGGACCTTGACCTGGAAAAGGAAGGCAACGAGATCTACAGGAAACTGTTCGGAGTAGACGGGGTTTATACAGCTATTGCCGAATACCAGCAGTTTGCCGAAGAGGTGTCCTGA
- a CDS encoding P-loop NTPase produces the protein MKILVCGKGGSGKSTVTALLAKSMADKGYNVLVVDSDESNFGLHRQLGLELPEDFMNFLGGKKTLIEKMMGAMKKGEKPELFEENWNIADIPRPYVATNGNIKMVSVGKIHDFGEGCACPMGALAKHFLKNISTGSRDFVLVDTEAGVEHFGRGVEEGCDLILMVLDPSYESIRLSEKVAELCDRAGKKLHFIFNKVDGSGRTAMLGAVGEERVLSIIPPSDELFQAGLAGREFEVFLPEIEFIVGSLISGESS, from the coding sequence ATGAAAATTCTGGTTTGCGGAAAAGGAGGAAGCGGCAAGAGCACGGTTACTGCTCTGCTTGCAAAGTCGATGGCTGATAAAGGCTACAATGTCCTTGTGGTGGACAGTGACGAGTCGAATTTCGGGCTTCACAGGCAGCTTGGGCTTGAACTACCTGAAGATTTCATGAACTTTCTGGGAGGCAAGAAGACCCTTATTGAGAAGATGATGGGTGCGATGAAAAAAGGTGAGAAACCCGAATTGTTTGAAGAAAACTGGAATATCGCCGATATCCCCCGGCCTTACGTGGCTACTAACGGGAACATAAAAATGGTTTCAGTGGGCAAGATTCATGATTTCGGGGAGGGTTGTGCCTGTCCCATGGGTGCGCTTGCAAAACACTTCCTGAAAAATATCTCCACCGGAAGCCGGGACTTCGTGCTTGTGGACACGGAAGCCGGGGTTGAACATTTCGGAAGGGGGGTAGAGGAAGGGTGCGACCTCATTTTAATGGTACTGGACCCCTCTTACGAATCCATCAGGCTTTCGGAAAAGGTCGCGGAGTTGTGCGACAGAGCTGGCAAAAAACTGCATTTTATCTTTAACAAAGTTGATGGAAGTGGCAGGACTGCAATGCTGGGGGCTGTGGGAGAGGAGCGCGTGTTGAGTATCATTCCTCCGAGCGATGAGCTTTTTCAGGCAGGGCTTGCAGGCAGGGAGTTCGAGGTCTTCCTCCCTGAAATTGAATTCATTGTCGGGTCCCTTATTTCCGGGGAGTCCAGCTGA
- a CDS encoding MASE3 domain-containing protein: MKFNITLKPSLIKLGLFLIGTGILYTISLNNYLFFRIVVNQFNVIIAYMVFIIVWKSKVVSENRYLTFIGTALFFIACLGFLRAFTYEGINVFPGYGANLPAQLWIAIRYLGGVSFFVAPLLLTGFVEDGNRHTKTNGNEQFAWKVFLVYAVITATLLLSIFHYRNFPDCYVKGVGLTPFKILSEYIISFLLISSLVLLHQKRDRFEKHVFRILTAAITVSIFAELALTYYTYTEEIFNFIGHIFNVLSFYLIYIAIVETGFDEPFNLLFRELKFREEALRRETTFLKDDQGRIYRMLGVEKTKAASELTVEDLQAKTEQYSSLVQNLQGLIGFQFSEKGNPVFIDGAVEEITAYSKKDFISGKLKWAEIVLPEDQPLIFENMKMVESNPDSALELEYRIRRKDGEIRWVREIMQRIPGDSGSSGKFQGFVHDITKRRMAEETLTRTEEARIKEIHHRIKNNLQVISSLLSLQAEKFSDKEILEAFRESQNRVVSMALIHEELYQGKDMETLDFAVYLRKLTSELLSSYSIGNEGVSLKLDIEPIYMEMDTAVPLGIIVNELVSNSLKHAFPEGKGGEIRINLSKSENYENEREDSSSETKKGCKSENDMQYALRVVDNGKGFPEKMDFKNTDSLGLQLVNILVEQIDGSVELKRNNGTEFKIRFNKAGN, translated from the coding sequence ATGAAATTTAACATAACCCTTAAGCCATCTCTTATTAAGCTGGGGTTATTCCTGATCGGAACAGGCATACTCTATACGATCAGCCTTAATAACTACCTGTTCTTTCGCATTGTGGTAAACCAGTTTAACGTCATAATAGCTTACATGGTTTTCATAATAGTATGGAAATCAAAAGTTGTTTCGGAAAACCGATACCTTACATTCATCGGGACAGCACTTTTTTTCATAGCATGTCTTGGGTTTTTACGCGCATTTACATATGAAGGAATAAACGTTTTTCCCGGGTATGGGGCAAACCTTCCGGCACAGCTCTGGATAGCTATAAGGTACCTGGGAGGAGTCTCCTTTTTTGTAGCCCCGCTGCTTTTGACAGGCTTTGTAGAGGATGGAAACCGACATACAAAAACTAATGGAAATGAACAGTTTGCCTGGAAAGTGTTTCTCGTATATGCCGTAATTACGGCAACTCTCCTGCTTTCGATCTTCCATTACAGGAACTTTCCGGACTGTTATGTGAAAGGGGTCGGGCTTACTCCTTTTAAAATCTTAAGCGAATATATTATCTCTTTCCTGCTGATCAGTTCGCTGGTTCTTCTGCATCAAAAAAGAGACAGATTCGAAAAACATGTTTTCAGGATACTTACGGCAGCCATAACAGTGTCTATCTTCGCGGAGCTGGCTCTTACCTACTACACATACACAGAAGAGATTTTCAACTTTATAGGGCACATTTTTAATGTCCTGTCTTTTTACCTGATCTACATAGCGATCGTGGAAACAGGCTTTGACGAACCCTTCAACCTTCTTTTCAGGGAACTTAAATTCAGAGAAGAAGCCCTGAGGAGAGAAACTACTTTCCTTAAGGACGACCAGGGCCGAATCTACAGGATGCTCGGAGTGGAGAAAACCAAAGCTGCCAGTGAGCTTACAGTGGAAGACCTGCAGGCAAAAACCGAACAATACAGCTCATTAGTACAGAACCTCCAGGGACTTATCGGCTTTCAATTTAGCGAAAAAGGCAATCCGGTATTCATCGACGGGGCTGTGGAAGAGATCACGGCTTACAGCAAAAAGGACTTTATTTCCGGGAAATTGAAGTGGGCCGAAATAGTCTTACCCGAAGACCAGCCGCTAATTTTTGAAAACATGAAAATGGTGGAATCTAACCCGGATTCCGCTCTCGAGCTGGAATACAGAATACGGAGAAAAGACGGAGAAATAAGGTGGGTAAGGGAAATTATGCAGCGCATTCCCGGAGATTCCGGAAGCTCCGGAAAATTCCAGGGTTTTGTTCATGACATTACCAAACGTAGAATGGCTGAAGAAACCCTTACCAGGACAGAGGAAGCCCGAATAAAAGAGATCCATCACAGGATTAAAAATAACCTGCAGGTGATCTCATCACTACTCAGCCTCCAGGCGGAAAAGTTCAGCGATAAGGAAATCCTTGAAGCATTTAGGGAAAGCCAGAACCGTGTAGTTTCCATGGCCCTGATTCATGAAGAACTGTACCAGGGAAAGGATATGGAAACCCTTGATTTTGCAGTTTATCTCCGGAAGCTGACTTCGGAACTTCTAAGTTCTTATAGCATAGGAAATGAGGGCGTTAGCCTGAAACTGGACATTGAGCCGATTTATATGGAAATGGATACTGCTGTCCCCCTGGGGATTATTGTAAACGAGCTCGTTTCGAATTCCCTGAAGCACGCCTTTCCTGAAGGAAAAGGAGGAGAAATCCGGATAAACCTGTCAAAATCGGAGAATTATGAAAATGAAAGGGAAGACAGTAGTTCCGAAACCAAAAAAGGCTGCAAAAGTGAAAATGACATGCAGTATGCCCTGAGAGTAGTCGACAACGGGAAGGGCTTTCCTGAAAAAATGGATTTTAAGAATACGGATTCCCTCGGCCTCCAGCTTGTAAACATTCTCGTTGAACAGATAGATGGAAGTGTCGAACTCAAAAGGAACAACGGAACCGAATTCAAGATCAGGTTCAATAAGGCAGGAAATTAA
- the amrS gene encoding AmmeMemoRadiSam system radical SAM enzyme — translation MIHEAMFYEKLRENKVRCSLCAHRCKIAPGKRGICGVRENCEGSLFSLVYGTVSSEGVEHIEKKPLFHFYPGSFAYSVGTIGCNFRCKHCQNWTLSQVPLEEAYTASLSPQQLVQQTKMAGCQSVSFTYNEPTVWYEYTYDGAKLAKEAGLMTSYVTNGYISPEALEKIAPYLDAFSVDIKAFTEEFYRDICSAKLAPVLETTLLAKKLGIHVEVVNLIIPTHNDSSDEIRELSRWVCKNLGKDTPLHFNRFYPHYMMKDLFPTPVETLDRARSIALEEGMRFVYVGNVAGHPHENTYCPECGTLLIDRGFMEVQEYNISPEKTCPKCGEHIPIVGEYPGFSKA, via the coding sequence ATGATTCACGAAGCGATGTTTTACGAAAAACTCAGGGAAAATAAGGTCCGCTGCTCCCTCTGCGCCCACCGGTGCAAAATAGCTCCCGGTAAAAGGGGTATCTGCGGAGTCCGGGAAAACTGCGAAGGCAGCCTTTTTTCCCTTGTCTACGGAACCGTCTCAAGCGAAGGGGTGGAGCATATCGAAAAAAAACCGCTTTTTCACTTCTATCCGGGGTCTTTTGCGTACTCGGTAGGGACTATAGGCTGCAATTTCCGCTGTAAGCACTGCCAGAACTGGACTCTTTCCCAGGTTCCTCTGGAAGAAGCTTATACGGCAAGTCTCAGCCCACAGCAGCTTGTCCAGCAGACAAAGATGGCAGGGTGCCAGTCGGTTTCCTTTACTTACAATGAACCTACAGTCTGGTACGAGTACACTTATGATGGGGCGAAGCTGGCAAAGGAAGCAGGACTTATGACCAGCTACGTTACAAACGGCTACATTAGCCCCGAAGCCCTTGAAAAAATAGCCCCATACCTTGACGCCTTTAGTGTGGACATCAAGGCTTTTACCGAAGAGTTCTACAGGGATATCTGCAGTGCAAAACTTGCTCCTGTGCTCGAAACAACGCTTCTTGCAAAAAAACTCGGGATACATGTGGAGGTTGTTAACCTTATCATCCCCACCCACAACGATTCTTCCGACGAAATCCGGGAACTCTCCCGCTGGGTCTGTAAAAACCTGGGGAAAGATACCCCGCTTCATTTCAACCGTTTTTATCCCCATTATATGATGAAAGACCTGTTTCCGACACCTGTGGAAACTCTTGACAGGGCGCGTTCGATTGCTCTTGAGGAAGGGATGCGCTTCGTGTACGTGGGAAATGTAGCCGGGCACCCGCATGAGAATACATATTGTCCGGAATGCGGCACCCTTCTGATTGACAGGGGATTCATGGAAGTCCAGGAATACAACATAAGTCCCGAAAAGACCTGCCCGAAATGCGGGGAGCACATCCCGATTGTCGGGGAATATCCGGGGTTTTCAAAAGCTTAA
- a CDS encoding DUF362 domain-containing protein, with protein MRAQNPRDNTISKIQRLFDAAGFVELLGVDDLTAIKVHFGEYGNDGYINPVFVRQVVDKIRASGGKPFVTDTNTLYSGSRHNAVDHLTTAIEHGFDYSVVRAPLIISDGLKSQNIAEVEIRQKHFKSVKIGSDIVAADSMVVMSHFKGHIVAGFGGAIKNLAMGCAPAAGKKDQHYPTSPHVVEERCIACGKCVEICPVGAASIEGDSSKLDPSICISCGQCMEVCPEEAIDLNWETDIPEFLECLTEYAYGAVKDKQERVGYINFLLNITPDCDCVPWSDAPIVPDIGILASTDPVALDQASYDLVNKQVGFKGSSLQCNHEAGADKFKGAWPKVDGTHQLEYGEKIGLGNRDYELVEI; from the coding sequence CTGAGGGCACAAAACCCCAGGGATAACACGATCAGTAAGATTCAGCGGCTTTTTGATGCTGCAGGTTTTGTCGAACTTTTAGGGGTAGACGACCTGACGGCAATCAAGGTCCATTTTGGGGAATACGGAAACGACGGGTACATCAACCCTGTCTTCGTCCGGCAGGTTGTCGACAAAATCCGGGCTTCAGGGGGAAAACCTTTTGTCACGGACACAAACACCCTCTATTCGGGGAGCCGGCACAATGCAGTTGACCACCTGACAACGGCAATCGAACATGGGTTTGATTACTCCGTGGTCCGGGCTCCGCTGATCATTTCCGACGGGCTGAAGAGCCAGAACATAGCCGAGGTCGAAATCAGGCAAAAGCACTTCAAGTCCGTAAAAATCGGGTCCGATATCGTGGCAGCCGATTCCATGGTCGTGATGTCGCATTTCAAGGGGCACATCGTTGCAGGTTTCGGAGGGGCGATCAAGAACCTGGCTATGGGCTGTGCCCCTGCTGCCGGGAAAAAGGACCAGCATTACCCTACAAGTCCTCACGTGGTTGAAGAAAGGTGCATAGCCTGCGGGAAATGCGTGGAAATCTGCCCTGTGGGTGCCGCTTCAATCGAGGGAGATTCCTCGAAGCTCGACCCTTCCATCTGCATAAGCTGCGGACAGTGCATGGAAGTCTGCCCTGAAGAAGCCATCGACCTGAACTGGGAAACGGACATCCCCGAATTCCTCGAATGTCTGACCGAATACGCCTATGGGGCAGTAAAGGACAAGCAGGAAAGGGTCGGGTACATCAACTTCCTGCTCAATATAACTCCTGACTGCGACTGCGTGCCCTGGAGTGATGCCCCTATCGTGCCTGACATAGGGATTCTCGCCTCAACGGACCCGGTTGCCCTGGACCAGGCAAGCTACGACCTCGTGAACAAACAGGTCGGATTCAAGGGCTCTTCCCTGCAGTGCAACCACGAAGCCGGGGCTGACAAGTTCAAAGGGGCCTGGCCAAAAGTGGACGGCACCCACCAGCTCGAATACGGGGAAAAGATCGGGCTTGGGAACAGGGATTATGAACTGGTTGAGATTTGA
- the nudC gene encoding NAD(+) diphosphatase translates to MTSSTTNTSSITNTSSITKTSSITKMNPDPKFLIGVEGPADRQEPALWFAFRGRDILLKVKKNPTAVPRLQDFGELGLSAVREQYMGTLEGVHCYSVELEEGIEVPEGMEFLDLKQAHAKLSERCFSLVNKAVQVMEWDRVNQFCSRCGTGTLPMVGERGKKCPKCGELFYPRISPAVIVLIKKGKEILLARSPNFPPGLYGLVAGFVEPGESAEAAVVREIREEVGIEVRKISYFGTQAWPFPNSLMIGFTAEYESGEIRPDGVEIEDAGWFSAEKLPVLPGKISISRKLIDYFLQEEGLDK, encoded by the coding sequence ATGACTTCCTCAACCACGAACACTTCTTCAATCACGAACACTTCTTCAATCACGAAAACTTCCTCAATCACGAAAATGAATCCGGACCCGAAATTTCTTATAGGTGTCGAAGGCCCCGCTGACAGGCAGGAGCCTGCGCTCTGGTTTGCATTTCGGGGTCGGGACATTCTTCTCAAAGTGAAGAAAAACCCGACAGCTGTCCCGAGGCTACAGGACTTCGGAGAGCTCGGGCTTTCGGCTGTCAGGGAACAGTACATGGGTACGCTTGAAGGGGTCCACTGCTATTCCGTAGAGCTTGAAGAGGGTATAGAGGTTCCGGAAGGAATGGAATTTCTGGACCTCAAGCAGGCACATGCGAAGCTCAGTGAAAGGTGCTTTTCGCTCGTGAACAAGGCGGTCCAGGTAATGGAATGGGACCGGGTCAACCAGTTTTGCAGCCGCTGCGGGACAGGAACTCTCCCTATGGTCGGGGAAAGGGGAAAGAAATGCCCCAAATGCGGGGAACTTTTCTACCCCCGGATCTCGCCTGCGGTAATCGTGCTCATCAAAAAAGGAAAGGAAATCCTGCTTGCCAGGTCCCCGAATTTCCCTCCCGGCCTCTACGGCCTGGTCGCAGGCTTTGTCGAACCCGGAGAATCGGCTGAAGCTGCCGTTGTCCGGGAAATCAGAGAGGAAGTCGGAATTGAAGTCAGAAAGATCAGCTATTTCGGGACCCAGGCCTGGCCGTTTCCAAACTCCCTGATGATCGGGTTCACTGCGGAATACGAATCCGGAGAAATCCGGCCAGACGGTGTGGAGATCGAGGATGCTGGCTGGTTTTCGGCTGAGAAACTTCCGGTCCTGCCTGGAAAAATCAGCATCTCAAGGAAGCTAATCGATTATTTCCTGCAAGAAGAAGGGTTGGATAAATAA
- a CDS encoding NYN domain-containing protein, which produces MTENKDNNIAIYLDFENLVISSEEVYISKEKPLSLGPIVDFAASRGNISIKRAYANWQPYHFSQYERALLNNGFELVHLPLTSAQGKNGVDVRLAVDVMENLELFPSIDMIVIGSGDTDFIPLLQKIRARGKSVIVVGFEHSVGSLVKSNCTEFKSLNELLGEPETETETESEMIGPPEIGEEEEEEEGDEGEEEEEEASGTGGKSIDAAGRDVMIRYIKNRSDEEPVLMSNLKVGLKRIDPSFSEKKFGFSSFKKYVESLEGDLVERINRNEKSVYEVHLVDAGDIKTTSVDATQKAKKYLKTLKYQKANSRRSTLCRNIYKHYRGDAEHSMQSVTDHLYSRMGSSRKISRKAIQKFVITLFEGGALVYSRKAEKGTLGALKDRPLKLADSIKDPYMIEKAYIKRVREILNSEFPDLDENIINQTVNH; this is translated from the coding sequence TTGACTGAGAACAAAGATAACAACATAGCTATTTATCTTGATTTTGAAAACCTTGTGATTTCTTCCGAGGAAGTGTACATTTCCAAGGAAAAGCCCCTTTCGCTGGGACCTATAGTGGATTTTGCAGCAAGCAGAGGCAACATCTCCATAAAGAGAGCTTATGCTAACTGGCAGCCTTACCATTTCAGCCAGTATGAAAGAGCCCTGCTTAACAACGGGTTTGAGCTGGTCCACCTCCCCTTAACTTCAGCCCAGGGAAAGAACGGCGTGGATGTCCGCCTGGCGGTGGACGTGATGGAGAACCTTGAACTGTTTCCGTCCATCGACATGATTGTAATAGGGTCAGGAGATACGGATTTCATCCCTCTCCTGCAAAAAATCCGGGCAAGGGGCAAGAGCGTAATTGTGGTCGGTTTTGAGCACTCAGTGGGCAGTCTCGTCAAGAGCAACTGCACGGAATTCAAGTCCCTTAACGAACTACTGGGAGAACCTGAAACGGAAACGGAAACGGAATCCGAGATGATAGGCCCGCCGGAAATCGGCGAAGAAGAAGAAGAAGAGGAGGGAGATGAGGGGGAAGAAGAGGAAGAAGAGGCCTCCGGAACAGGGGGCAAAAGCATAGATGCCGCCGGCAGGGATGTTATGATCCGGTATATAAAGAACCGGTCGGACGAAGAGCCGGTCCTGATGTCGAACCTCAAGGTTGGCCTGAAACGCATAGACCCCTCTTTTTCGGAAAAAAAATTCGGATTTTCCTCCTTTAAAAAATACGTGGAATCTCTTGAAGGAGACCTCGTCGAGAGGATAAACCGCAACGAAAAAAGCGTCTACGAAGTCCACCTGGTCGATGCCGGAGATATAAAGACCACCAGCGTAGACGCAACCCAGAAAGCCAAAAAGTACCTCAAAACCCTGAAGTACCAGAAAGCAAACAGCCGGAGGTCTACCCTGTGCAGAAACATCTACAAACATTACAGAGGGGACGCCGAACACTCCATGCAGAGCGTAACCGATCACCTCTATTCCAGAATGGGCTCAAGCCGGAAGATCTCCAGAAAAGCAATCCAGAAATTTGTCATAACACTCTTTGAAGGAGGAGCGCTGGTCTATTCCCGCAAAGCTGAAAAAGGCACCCTCGGAGCCCTTAAAGACAGGCCCCTGAAACTTGCAGATTCGATCAAAGACCCCTACATGATAGAAAAAGCCTATATCAAAAGGGTCAGAGAAATCCTGAACAGTGAATTCCCGGACCTGGACGAGAATATAATCAATCAAACGGTGAACCACTGA